Proteins found in one Sardina pilchardus chromosome 3, fSarPil1.1, whole genome shotgun sequence genomic segment:
- the LOC134075898 gene encoding serotonin N-acetyltransferase-like, whose protein sequence is MSLATTRPFLGPVLESPGRQRRHTLPASEFRPLNPQDAISVFEIEREAFISVSGECPLHLDEVRHFLTLCPELSLGWFEQGRLVAFIIGSLWDEDRLDTDALTLHKPHGHTVHIHVLAVHRTFRQQGKGPILMWRYQQYLRCLPYVRRAVLMCEDFLVPFYKKSGFKVVGPCAITVAQLTFIEMQHAIRGHAFVRRNSQF, encoded by the exons ATGTCTCTAGCTACTACACGGCCGTTCCTCGGACCCGTACTCGAGTCTCCCGGTCGACAGCGCCGGCACACGCTGCCAGCGAGCGAATTTCGGCCGCTCAATCCACAGGACGCTATTAGTGTGtttgagattgagagagaag CATTTATCTCCGTGTCTGGAGAGTGTCCGCTCCACCTAGACGAAGTCCGTCACTTTCTAACTCTGTGTCCAGAGCTGTCTCTTGGATGGTTTGAACAGGGCAGGCTCGTTGCCTTCATCATCGGCTCACTATGGGACGAAGATCGGTTGGACACA GACGCACTTACTCTTCACAAGCCACATGGCCACACAGTCCACATTCATGTGCTGGCCGTCCATCGGACCTTCCGCCAGCAGGGGAAAGGGCCCATCCTGATGTGGCGTTACCAGCAGTATTTGCGTTGCCTGCCGTATGTGCGACGCGCCGTACTCATGTGTGAAGACTTCCTGGTTCCATTCTACAAGAAGTCTGGTTTCAAAGTGGTAGGACCCTGTGCCATCACTGTCGCACAGCTTACCTTCATAGAAATGCAACATGCTATCAGAGGACATGCCTTTGTGCGGCGTAACAGTCAGTTCTAA